One Pyxicephalus adspersus chromosome 3, UCB_Pads_2.0, whole genome shotgun sequence genomic window carries:
- the LRRC59 gene encoding leucine-rich repeat-containing protein 59 isoform X1, whose amino-acid sequence MGAPHIKLILVLCFALQSLHSYCPTYLSDLIEKSAPSCSLLSSNDLLMTSSLITSSQARIQDFSRATPTLWKMSRLSGKVGNLRDKLDGNELDLSLSDLSEVPVRELAALPKATVLDLSCNKLTTLPGDFCSLTHIVRLDLSKNQLLQLPAEFGRLINLQHLDLLQNRLTSLPVTFAQLKNLKWLDLKDNPLNPALAKAAGDCLDEKQCKDSALRVLQYMKVIQEEMERELQRKLLEEQALKKKLEAEQRIKEEREREQKRKQKAKQKARKRRDYNALQAAQQEAKKSTEKEHTENHKSSTSPSQKKKPQRRSWMRLILQMVLFLIMVTVVGVAVCRYTDLRTQSVCSNVNTVYEDTVRTLQSYHLVESVLKFGSQQ is encoded by the exons ATGGGTGCACCTCATATAAAACTAATTCTtgtcctgtgctttgccctccaatccctccacagttattgtcccacttacctttctgacctgatagaaaaatctgctcctagctgctctcttctctcctccaatgacctactaatgacttcctcactcataacctcatcacaggcacggatacaagacttttctagagctaccccgactctctg GAAAATGTCGCGATTATCTGGAAAAGTGGGAAACCTGAGAGATAAGTTGGATGGAAATGAATTGGACCTGAGTCTGAGTGACCTGAGTGAAGTCCCGGTGCGGGAACTG GCTGCCCTCCCCAAGGCCACAGTATTGGACCTTTCTTGTAACAAGCTGACAACATTACCG GGGGACTTTTGCTCTCTCACTCATATCGTACGACTGGATCTCAGCAAGAATCAGCTGTTGCAGCTCCCAGCTGAATTTGGCAGATTGATAAACCTGCAGCACCTTGATCTGCTGCAGAACCGTCTGACTTCGCTGCCTGTGACCTTTGCTCAGCTCAAG AACCTGAAATGGTTGGACTTGAAAGACAACCCGCTGAACCCTGCCCTGGCCAAGGCTGCTGGAGACTGCCTGGATGAGAAGCAGTGTAAAGACTCTGCCCTGAGA GTTCTGCAATATATGAAAGTGATCCAGGAAGAAATGGAGCGAGAATTGCAGCGCAAACTTTTAGAAGAGCAAG CTCTGAAGAAGAAACTTGAGGCTGAACAGAGAATAAAAGAGGAAAGGGAGAGGGAACAAAAGCGCAAGCAGAAAGCGAAGCAAAAGGCGCGGAAGAGGAGGGACTACAACGCTCTTCAAGCAGCTCAGCAAGAAGCAAAGAAGTCGACAGAGAAAGAGCACACAGAGAACCACA AATCCTCCACATCGCCCTCTCAGAAGAAGAAGCCTCAGAGACGATCATGGATGCGGCTGATCTTGCAGATGGTCCTGTTTCTAATTATGGTGACTGTGGTCGGTGTTGCGGTATGTCGGTACACTGATCTGCGGACTCAGAGTGTGTGCTCCAATGTGAATACAGTATACGAGGACACTGTGAGAACGCTGCAGAGCTACCACTTAGTGGAAAGCGTCCTCAAGTTTGGTTCACAGCAGTAA
- the LRRC59 gene encoding leucine-rich repeat-containing protein 59 isoform X2, with amino-acid sequence MSRLSGKVGNLRDKLDGNELDLSLSDLSEVPVRELAALPKATVLDLSCNKLTTLPGDFCSLTHIVRLDLSKNQLLQLPAEFGRLINLQHLDLLQNRLTSLPVTFAQLKNLKWLDLKDNPLNPALAKAAGDCLDEKQCKDSALRVLQYMKVIQEEMERELQRKLLEEQALKKKLEAEQRIKEEREREQKRKQKAKQKARKRRDYNALQAAQQEAKKSTEKEHTENHKSSTSPSQKKKPQRRSWMRLILQMVLFLIMVTVVGVAVCRYTDLRTQSVCSNVNTVYEDTVRTLQSYHLVESVLKFGSQQ; translated from the exons ATGTCGCGATTATCTGGAAAAGTGGGAAACCTGAGAGATAAGTTGGATGGAAATGAATTGGACCTGAGTCTGAGTGACCTGAGTGAAGTCCCGGTGCGGGAACTG GCTGCCCTCCCCAAGGCCACAGTATTGGACCTTTCTTGTAACAAGCTGACAACATTACCG GGGGACTTTTGCTCTCTCACTCATATCGTACGACTGGATCTCAGCAAGAATCAGCTGTTGCAGCTCCCAGCTGAATTTGGCAGATTGATAAACCTGCAGCACCTTGATCTGCTGCAGAACCGTCTGACTTCGCTGCCTGTGACCTTTGCTCAGCTCAAG AACCTGAAATGGTTGGACTTGAAAGACAACCCGCTGAACCCTGCCCTGGCCAAGGCTGCTGGAGACTGCCTGGATGAGAAGCAGTGTAAAGACTCTGCCCTGAGA GTTCTGCAATATATGAAAGTGATCCAGGAAGAAATGGAGCGAGAATTGCAGCGCAAACTTTTAGAAGAGCAAG CTCTGAAGAAGAAACTTGAGGCTGAACAGAGAATAAAAGAGGAAAGGGAGAGGGAACAAAAGCGCAAGCAGAAAGCGAAGCAAAAGGCGCGGAAGAGGAGGGACTACAACGCTCTTCAAGCAGCTCAGCAAGAAGCAAAGAAGTCGACAGAGAAAGAGCACACAGAGAACCACA AATCCTCCACATCGCCCTCTCAGAAGAAGAAGCCTCAGAGACGATCATGGATGCGGCTGATCTTGCAGATGGTCCTGTTTCTAATTATGGTGACTGTGGTCGGTGTTGCGGTATGTCGGTACACTGATCTGCGGACTCAGAGTGTGTGCTCCAATGTGAATACAGTATACGAGGACACTGTGAGAACGCTGCAGAGCTACCACTTAGTGGAAAGCGTCCTCAAGTTTGGTTCACAGCAGTAA